In one Misgurnus anguillicaudatus chromosome 1, ASM2758022v2, whole genome shotgun sequence genomic region, the following are encoded:
- the zcrb1 gene encoding zinc finger CCHC-type and RNA-binding motif-containing protein 1 has protein sequence MSGGLAPSKSTVYVSNIPFSLTNNDLHKLCSKYGKVVKVTVVKDKQTRMSKGVAFVLFLDRESAHNCTRSLNNKQLFGRTVKASIAIDNGRATEFIRKRNYTDKSKCYECGDEGHLSYACPKNLLGEREPPPKKEKKKKKKAQQPEEVEPEDSEEEGEDPALDSLSQAIAFQQARIEEERRVKQVTEEASEASTSENTHKPRIKKSAYFSDEEELSD, from the exons atgagTGGAGGTTTAGCACCCAGCAAAAGCACTGTTTATGTGTCTAATATCCCATTCTCCTTGACAAACAACGATCTGCACAAG CTATGCTCTAAATATGGCAAGGTGGTTAA GGTGACTGTCGTGAAAGACAAGCAGACACGTATGAGTAAAGGAGTAGCATTTGTGTTGTTCCTGGACAGAGAGTCTGCTCATAATTGTACCCGCTCGCTAAACAACAAACAG TTGTTTGGGAGAACAGTAAAAGCAAGCATTGCTATTGATAATGGCAGAGCTACAGAATTTATCAGGAAGAGAAACTATACAGACAAATCCAAGTGTTATGAATGTGGG GATGAGGGGCACTTGAGTTACGCTTGCCCTAAAAATTTACTTGGAGAGCGAGAACCACCAcctaaaaaagaaaagaaaaagaagaaaaaagccCAGCAGCCTGAGGAAGT AGAGCCTGAGGACAGTGAGGAGGAAGGAGAGGATCCAGCGCTGGACAGTTTAAGTCAAGCAATCGCTTTCCAG CAAGCTCGCATTGAGGAGGAGAGGAGAGTGAAACAGGTCACAGAGGAGGCGTCTGAAGCATCGACATCAGAGAACACCCACAAACCAAGGATCAAAAAGAGCGCCTACTTCAGTGATGAGGAGGAGCTGAGCGACTGA